CGTCCAGCAAATCCTGGCTGAAGGGGGCGTCACCCCGCCCGCCGGGAGCCGGGTTGTAAAAGTTCACGTACACTTCGTCCGACCCGGCGGCCTCCTGCGGCCCGTCCGTCGGGGTGTTTACCACCACAAAAATATGCTCCGAAGATCCCGGGTTGTCGTCGTAGAAGTCATAGGTGCCTGCCAGGGCGTAGTTCCCCGAGCCGATCACCTGGTTGGCCATCTCGGCCGCCTGGGACCATTGTTCCCGGTAGAGATAGAGCCGCGCCAGCAGCGCCATGGCGGCTCCGGATTCCGCCCGCACCCCGTTTTCGGCCGGGAGGTCCGGGATGGCCTCTAGCAGGTCCTGTTCAATCTGGGCGTGGACTTCATTCACCGAAGACCGCTCCAGCTGGAAGGCTGAAATATCCCCGCCTTCGAACGGCTGGAGTACCAGGGGGACCCCCAGGTTGCTTCCCTGTGCAAACTGGTAGGGCTGGGCAAACAGGTTCACCAGTTTCAGATAGGTTACCGCCCGCAGGAATTTGGCTTCGGCCACAAACTGCGCTTTTGTGGCCTCGTCAAGCCCGGTAATATCCGTCACGGGCGGCAGGTTTTGAATCACGTTGTTGGCGGCCCCGATCAGTTCATACCCGTCCAGCCAGATATTGTCGATAGAGGTGTTGGTGGCCAGGGTCTGGAACTCGTCGATTTCCTGTAGAGAGGGGAAACTTCCGACGAAGTTGACGTCGTCCGCCATAAAATCCCCCATCAACTGGGCCATCCCGTTGAGGTCCCCGCTCTGGTTTTTGCTGTAGATCCCTACAACCGTTCCGTTGATAGTGGCCAGGCTGTTGAATACGGTATTGGAGGCTACCTGGTCCTCAGGCACCACATCCAGCCGGTCTTCACAACTGAAGAGCAGGCCGATTCCGAGTAGTAATGCGAGTATCTTGATAGATTTCATAGTATGTTTTTTTAGAATTGAAGTCTTGCGCCGAACAAATAGGATTTGGACTGGGGCGCTGTAAAGAAGGATTCTCCCTGGAAAAGCGGGTCGATATCGTCCGTCACCTCCGGGTCAATCCCTTCGAGTTCGTCTCCCTTGATGGTGAACAGGTTGGTGCCCGTGAAGTAGAACCGGACCCCGCTGAAGATATTTCCGATCTGGTCCAGCGCCCGTTGCGGCAGGTTGTACCCCAGGGTAATGTTCTTGAGCCGCAGGTAGGAGCCGTCCAGTTGCTGCTGGGACGACCGCTGGTTGAACAGGTTGAATGTCGGGCTTGTCGGGCTCGGCAGGTAGGCGTTGTCGCCGGGTTCCCGCCAGAAATTCAGGTTTTGCCGCCGGATGTTTACAATCCCCCCGATGGCGTCGTTCCCATCTGCAAACCGCAGGCCGTCGATGACGATGTCGTTTCCGTAGGAATAGTTCATCAGTACAGACAGGTCGAAGTCAAAGAACCGGAAGGTATTCGTAATACCGCCCGAGAAGTCCGGTAGCGGGCTGCCTGTTACCACCCGGTCGTCCGTGCCCGGGGTGGTGGTGATATTGCCGTCGGCGTCCAGCCATTCGGCGTCCCCCGTCTGGGGGTTGACCCCCACATAGCGAATCAGGTAGAAATTGTTGAGGGATTCCCCTTCGATGGCGCGTTGGATCGGGCCGTCGATGATCCGCCGGCCCTGGGGGTCGGTGGCGGCGTCTTCGTTCAACCTGAGTACCTGGTTGTCGATGGTAGCCAGGTTCAGGTTGGTCCGCCATTCAAAATCCTCCGTCCGCACATTGACCGTACTCAGTTCAAATTCCCACCCGCTGTTTTCCATTTCGCCGATATTCCGGCTGATGGTGGCAAACCCGGTCTGGGGAGGCAGCACCTGGTTCAACAGCAGGTCGCTGGTGGTTTTCTTGAAATAGGACACATTCAGGTTCAGGCGGCCGCCGAAAAGGGCGGATTTAAAACCGACGTCGATGGTCTCGCTCTCCTCCCATTTCAGGTCCGGGTTTTCGGGTTGGTTCGGGATGACTCCGGACTCGCCGTTGTAGTCGGCGATGGCCCCGGCGTTGAAGAGGCCCAGCGACGGGAAGGAGCCCAGCCGGTCGTTCCCCACCGTACCGATACTGGCCCGGAGGGAGAGGTAGTCGAGCCAGGTGGCGTCTTCCATGAAGTTTTCTGAGGAAAGGACCCAGCCGGCAGCGGCCGACCAGAAATACCCGTACCGGTTGTTTGCCCCGAATCGGGAGGACCCGTCCCGGCGGATGGAACCTTCCACCAGGTATTTTCCGGCGTAGTCATAGGAGACGCGCGAAAAGAGCCCGTAAAGGCGGTTTGGGTTCCGGTCCCCGTTCAGGACGGTGGGGGTAGATCCGGACCCGAGGTTGCGCAGGTCGTCCGAGAGGAACCCGGTGGCTGAAACATTCGTCCGCGTGTTCAGGGTTTCCTCGTAATTGAGGCCCACCAGTGCGGTGAGGTTGTGCGATTCCCCGAAGGTATTCGCATAGGTCAGCGTCTGGTTGGTGAGCCAGCGGTCTTCGGCCACATTAATCTGCTGGGCCACGCCCCCGGGTGTATTGAATTCCGCGCTGCGGAGGAATTCTTCCAGTTCCAGTTTGTCGACTCCGAATTCCGCCCGGTAGGTCAGGTTCCTGAAGGGGGTGATTTCCGCATAAAAATTCCCAATGGTCCGGAAGGTTTTCAGCTCGTCCGTATCCAATGCCACAATCGCGAAGATGTTCGGTATGAAGGACCCGGACTGGGCAAAATTCCCCTCGCTGTCATAGGCCTCCACCACCGGGCTTTGCAGGAAAGCCGTGGTAAAGGGGGCGAAGGTGTTGTTCTCAACCCCAACCCGGTTCAGCCGGTTATTCGTAATCCCGAGGTTCATCCCGGCAGTCAGCCACTCGGATACCTCGGTTTCCAGGTTGATCCGGGCACCAGCCCGCTGCTGGTCGTTCCCGATGATAAACCCCTCGGCATCCTGGAAATCCAGGCCGATAAAATAAGTGGTGTTTTCCGTGCCGCCCCGGATGCCCAGGTTGTACCGCTGGGAAATGCCGGTCCGCTGTACCCCGGCGAGCCAGTCCGTGCCCCCGGACCCGATGGCCCCGAGGCCCAAATCCTCCGGTGTTACCTCAGTGCCCTGCTGGATGCTGGCCACCTCCGATTTAAACCGGCGGAATTCGTCGGCCGAGAGGATTTCCGGCACGTCTGTAGCCCGGGTGTATTGCGTGCTGATATCCAGGGTAACGGTTGCCTGCTGGTTTTTGCGGCCCTTCTTGGTGGTAATCAGGATGACGCCATTTGCACCCCGCGACCCGTAGATAGAGGTTGCCCCGGCATCCTTCAGGACGGTCAGGGAGGCGATGTCATTCGGGTTTACGTAAGAAAGCGGGTTAACGCCCGTATTCCCGCCGCGCTGCAGCGTGTTGGTCTCGGTGTCTGTAATGGGTACCCCGTCGATCACAATGAGCGGCTGGCTCCCCGAGTTAATGGAATTGACCCCACGCACGCGGATGACCGAGGCCGACCCGAGCACCCCGGAGGAGTTGACGATCTGCGTACCCGCCGATTGCCCCTGCAACAGCTGGTCGGCCGAGGTGACCTGCAGGTTCTCGATGGCTTCTTCCTTGACAATGCCGACATTCTGGATAATTTTCCGCTCTTCCTGGTTTCCGTAACCGATTACGACTACCTCCTCCAGGGCCTGGGCGTCCTCCTGCATGGTCACATTCATGACGCCGGATGCGCCAACCGTGCGGCGGACGGTCTGCTGACCCAGGTAGGAAAATACCAATACGTCGCCTTCCGCTGCGGCGATCTGGTAATTCCCGTCAAAGTCCGATTGGGTACCCCGGTCCGTGCCGTCCACCAGGATGTTGACCCCCGGGAGGGGGATGTTGTCCTGGTCCGTAATGGTACCGCTGATTGTTTTCTGGTCTTGTGCCTGCAGCTGGAAAAGGGTCAGAAGGGCCGCCAGGCAACACAAATGGTTCTTGTATTTCATAGTTGCGCTTTTAAGAAGTACGCGCGGCTGCCTCCTGAGGAAAATTGACTGACGTAATCCAAAATGTGCCCAATACGAAAAGGTCCGAGTAAAGGCTTCAAAAGTTCCCAGGGATGGCAGCCTTACGTACACATTTCCGGCCAAAGTAGCCGGAAGCGCGATAAACAGGGGTAATCCTTATAAACGTTTACGGAAGCCGAAGAAAGTTTACGCCTCCTTTACATGGAGTTCCCGGCGTTGGGCCTGGTACTGGCTGGGCGTGAGTTGCGTATCCTTTTTAAACGCCTTGTTGAAAGTGACCTTGTTGTTGTAGCCCACCTCGTAGGCAATGTCGATGATATTCAGGTTGCCCTGGTAGTCGGTGAGGAGGAGTTGCTTGGCCTGTTCAATCCGGTATTTGTTGACCAGTTCGTGGAAACTCAGCCGGAAGTGCTCATTGATTACCTGCGAAGCATTGTGGCGGGTGGTTTCCATTCGCTCGGCCAGCGTCTCCAGGTTCAGGTCGTTTTCTCGATAGATTTCATCCCGGTCAAAGAGTATCAGGAGTTTGTCCCGGAGCTCGCAGGAAAGGCTTTCGGTGAGCCCGGATTTCTTGTATTTGCCGAAGATCGGCTTGTCCAGGGAAAGGCCCAGGCTGAATACCTGGGGTCGGAGGCTGGCAAAATACCCCACATAGAGCACCATCAGCGACATGGCCAGGACCTGGGCGTGGTAGAGCAGGCCGCCAGGGGTTTCCTGGTAAATGATCAGTGTACCGTAGATGGCATAACATACAATATAGGCGACGTGGATCCGGTAGATATTGCGCATCCAGCGGGTCTTCAGGCCGGGTTCGGCCTCCCGCCGGAGTTTTCGAATGAATTCCCGCCGGATCAGCCAGCCGTATAACATCAGGGAACCGAGTTTGGCCGATACGATCAGGACCAGGTTGGCAGAGTCTGAGGGGTTGATCCCGTTGCGGACCCGATCCAGCATCAGACCGAGTTTCTCGCCGCCGGACTGGTTGTAAATGGGGATCAGCAGGAGCAGGAGGAGCACGGTGGGAAGCAGGTGCAACAGGTCGGCGGGCCGGAAACGGTAATTCTGGGTGGTCCTTTTGAAGTACATGTAGAGCAGGGGGCCGTACAGGAAGGAAAACCCTGTGGACATCAGGTAGCTGTGGGGGAATTCAAATTGGTAGTTGGATATGACCAGGCAGATGTGCAGGATAAATACCGAATGAATGAAGACAAAACTGCCGACCAGCAACCGGGCCGTTTGGTCGATGCGCCTGTGCAGGAACAGGATGGCGGCGATATAAAAGCCAATCAGCCCCACGTACAGGTAGATAAATGTCCAGGCACTCAGCCGGGGGGTATACGTTTCCTGTACCCGCCGAAACTCGGGACTTTCCCGAACCGGGTCAAAAAATACGCTTCCCAGGACGGCCGGCCGGAACTCGCTGTGGAGGTATTTCCGCAGGTATTCCGCAGCCTTACCGGCCTCTTCCAACTGGGCATAGCTGAACGCGAGGTGCCGCAACGCCCGGGTGCTGTCTGCTGCAGCATTGCCGGCAAGGGCCGTTTCGTAGAAACGCACGGTTTCCCGTAGGGTGCGTTCCTGTTCCGCCCCGGATAAGACGGTGTCTGACTGTTGGAGGAATAGCGTTTCGGGTATCGAATAGGCGTTTAAGTCGATAGGGTCGGTAGGATAACCTTGAAACCCGCAAACAGCAAGGATGATCATTAAAACGATTCGCCTCATTTGATTGATTGATGAATTAGCACTTTGAAGTTAGTATTTATTAACAGGCGAATTCTTAAAATTTTATTAAAAGAGGTAAGCCCCGATCAACTTTTACCCCTGTACTTGAGCAATTTATAACGGGGTAGGTGAGGTGTGCCGCACGCTGGAAGCGGGCATTAAAAAACCCCGGGGCTGCGTAACCCCGGGGCTTTCTAAACTAACTAACTCAAAAATACTAACTCAAAAAATGTTGTTGCGCAAGACTCGTTGTCAATTCTTACTATACCCGGAGGAATCGTAAAAAGCTGTTAAAGAATTGCACTCCCTCTATATAAACTAACGGGTGCGTGCAAGGATTTAGTATACAGGTTGTTAAAATTTTTCGGGACTGCACCGGCAATACTTCGGATCATGTATAACCCGGGCCAAAGCTATTGTATAACCCGGACCAAAGCTCTTGTATAACCCGGGCCAAAGCTATTGCCCGGTACCGAAACCGTCCTGCAGGGCAAATACCCTTTTCATCAGGACCGTGGTCCTGGAGGAGATGCTGGACCGGATCTCGGATTCTTCTTGCTCGATCATCAGGAACACGCCTTCAAGGGCCTGCTGTGTTACATAATCGGACAGGTCGGGATTGACGCGGTCTACCAGGGGGATGTTGTTGTAGCGGGTTATCAGCTGTTCCCAGACCCTGTCGGCACCTACCCGCTCAAACGATTCGCGGATCACCGGGTTAAAGGAATTATACAGGGAGGTTGCCGTCCGCCCCTCGAGGTATCGGGTGGCTGCGTCATCATCGCCCAGGAGGATTTGCCGGGCATCCGCAAAGGATATCCCGGAAACGGCATCCACAAAAATGGGGGTGGCCCGTCCTACGGCATCCTCCGCGGCCCGGTTGAGCAGTAAGAGGCCCTCGTCCGCCAGGTTCCCCAGGCCGATGCTGCGCAGGGTCCGGTCTACCTTCTGCAGTTGTTCCGGCAGGAGGATGCGGACCGCCTCATTCCCGTAAAACCCGTTTTCCCGGGCCAGGCGGGTAACCTGGTTCTCAATTCCCTGGTTCAGGGCCTGCCGCAGGCCCTGGCCTATTTCGGCCTCGGAAATCCCCTCCCCGTCCGGCAACTGGTCGATGACCTGCTGGAGTTCCCCGCAGGAAACCGACGCAATCAGGATTAGGGAAAGCAGCGTTTTTTTTATCATGGTGAACTCTATTGATGATACCGCCGGTTAGGGGGTATCTTGTTAAACGCTTGCGGAGGTGAATTATTGGGCTGGTCCGGGCAGGAATTCCCGATGGCATCAGGCAAAGATCACCGTTTTATTGTTGTAGACGAGCGTTTTGCGATGCAGGTGGAGCTGAACGGCCCGTGCCAGTACGATTTTTTCCAGATCCCGCCCTTTGGCGATAAAATCAGAAACCGTGTGCATGTGGGAAACCGGCGTGACGTCCTGGGCAATGATGGGGCCTTCGTCCAGTTCCTCCGTAACGTAATGACTGGTGGCACCGATGATTTTTACCCCCCTGGCAAAGGCGGCGTGGTAGGGTTTGGCACCTGCAAAGGCGGGGAGGAAGGAATGGTGGATGTTCAGGATCCGGTTCGGGTAGGCCGCGATCAGGGACGGCCCGATAATCTGCATGTAGCGCGCCAGTACAATGCAGTCTACCTGGTGCTCCCGGAGCAGTTCCAATTGCCTGGCTTCGGCCTTTTCCCGGGATTCCGGGGTTACGGGGACGCAGTAGTAGGGAATATCGAATTGCCGCGCAATCGGTTCGCAATCCGGGTGGTTGCTCAGAATAAAGGGGATGGTGGCATTCAGTTCGCCGGCCTCGTACCGGCTGAGCAGGTCGTAGAGGCAGTGGTTGTATTTGGAAACGAACAGGGCCATCCGGCTCCGGTCTTCCAGGTACAGCCTCC
This genomic window from Robiginitalea biformata HTCC2501 contains:
- a CDS encoding RagB/SusD family nutrient uptake outer membrane protein produces the protein MKSIKILALLLGIGLLFSCEDRLDVVPEDQVASNTVFNSLATINGTVVGIYSKNQSGDLNGMAQLMGDFMADDVNFVGSFPSLQEIDEFQTLATNTSIDNIWLDGYELIGAANNVIQNLPPVTDITGLDEATKAQFVAEAKFLRAVTYLKLVNLFAQPYQFAQGSNLGVPLVLQPFEGGDISAFQLERSSVNEVHAQIEQDLLEAIPDLPAENGVRAESGAAMALLARLYLYREQWSQAAEMANQVIGSGNYALAGTYDFYDDNPGSSEHIFVVVNTPTDGPQEAAGSDEVYVNFYNPAPGGRGDAPFSQDLLDAFAAEPGDLRFTTLSQAATDAGGNDTFFTLKYPDVVNNASDGMVLRITEMYLIRAEANLRGGTSIGATPLEDINLLRDRAGLGPLGTVDLDAILNERRKELCFEGHRRMDLLRNNRNLRPGGGPESEPGANKVIFPIVEDETTNNPNITQNPGNF
- a CDS encoding SusC/RagA family TonB-linked outer membrane protein encodes the protein MKYKNHLCCLAALLTLFQLQAQDQKTISGTITDQDNIPLPGVNILVDGTDRGTQSDFDGNYQIAAAEGDVLVFSYLGQQTVRRTVGASGVMNVTMQEDAQALEEVVVIGYGNQEERKIIQNVGIVKEEAIENLQVTSADQLLQGQSAGTQIVNSSGVLGSASVIRVRGVNSINSGSQPLIVIDGVPITDTETNTLQRGGNTGVNPLSYVNPNDIASLTVLKDAGATSIYGSRGANGVILITTKKGRKNQQATVTLDISTQYTRATDVPEILSADEFRRFKSEVASIQQGTEVTPEDLGLGAIGSGGTDWLAGVQRTGISQRYNLGIRGGTENTTYFIGLDFQDAEGFIIGNDQQRAGARINLETEVSEWLTAGMNLGITNNRLNRVGVENNTFAPFTTAFLQSPVVEAYDSEGNFAQSGSFIPNIFAIVALDTDELKTFRTIGNFYAEITPFRNLTYRAEFGVDKLELEEFLRSAEFNTPGGVAQQINVAEDRWLTNQTLTYANTFGESHNLTALVGLNYEETLNTRTNVSATGFLSDDLRNLGSGSTPTVLNGDRNPNRLYGLFSRVSYDYAGKYLVEGSIRRDGSSRFGANNRYGYFWSAAAGWVLSSENFMEDATWLDYLSLRASIGTVGNDRLGSFPSLGLFNAGAIADYNGESGVIPNQPENPDLKWEESETIDVGFKSALFGGRLNLNVSYFKKTTSDLLLNQVLPPQTGFATISRNIGEMENSGWEFELSTVNVRTEDFEWRTNLNLATIDNQVLRLNEDAATDPQGRRIIDGPIQRAIEGESLNNFYLIRYVGVNPQTGDAEWLDADGNITTTPGTDDRVVTGSPLPDFSGGITNTFRFFDFDLSVLMNYSYGNDIVIDGLRFADGNDAIGGIVNIRRQNLNFWREPGDNAYLPSPTSPTFNLFNQRSSQQQLDGSYLRLKNITLGYNLPQRALDQIGNIFSGVRFYFTGTNLFTIKGDELEGIDPEVTDDIDPLFQGESFFTAPQSKSYLFGARLQF
- a CDS encoding helix-turn-helix domain-containing protein; this encodes MIILAVCGFQGYPTDPIDLNAYSIPETLFLQQSDTVLSGAEQERTLRETVRFYETALAGNAAADSTRALRHLAFSYAQLEEAGKAAEYLRKYLHSEFRPAVLGSVFFDPVRESPEFRRVQETYTPRLSAWTFIYLYVGLIGFYIAAILFLHRRIDQTARLLVGSFVFIHSVFILHICLVISNYQFEFPHSYLMSTGFSFLYGPLLYMYFKRTTQNYRFRPADLLHLLPTVLLLLLLIPIYNQSGGEKLGLMLDRVRNGINPSDSANLVLIVSAKLGSLMLYGWLIRREFIRKLRREAEPGLKTRWMRNIYRIHVAYIVCYAIYGTLIIYQETPGGLLYHAQVLAMSLMVLYVGYFASLRPQVFSLGLSLDKPIFGKYKKSGLTESLSCELRDKLLILFDRDEIYRENDLNLETLAERMETTRHNASQVINEHFRLSFHELVNKYRIEQAKQLLLTDYQGNLNIIDIAYEVGYNNKVTFNKAFKKDTQLTPSQYQAQRRELHVKEA
- a CDS encoding DUF4197 domain-containing protein, giving the protein MIKKTLLSLILIASVSCGELQQVIDQLPDGEGISEAEIGQGLRQALNQGIENQVTRLARENGFYGNEAVRILLPEQLQKVDRTLRSIGLGNLADEGLLLLNRAAEDAVGRATPIFVDAVSGISFADARQILLGDDDAATRYLEGRTATSLYNSFNPVIRESFERVGADRVWEQLITRYNNIPLVDRVNPDLSDYVTQQALEGVFLMIEQEESEIRSSISSRTTVLMKRVFALQDGFGTGQ
- the purU gene encoding formyltetrahydrofolate deformylase, whose amino-acid sequence is MIATILIHCPDQPGIIHSVTGFIHKRGGNVVYLDQHVEKEDRVFFMRLQADFRQDTWEEPSFREAFGKGPATTYAMEWRLYLEDRSRMALFVSKYNHCLYDLLSRYEAGELNATIPFILSNHPDCEPIARQFDIPYYCVPVTPESREKAEARQLELLREHQVDCIVLARYMQIIGPSLIAAYPNRILNIHHSFLPAFAGAKPYHAAFARGVKIIGATSHYVTEELDEGPIIAQDVTPVSHMHTVSDFIAKGRDLEKIVLARAVQLHLHRKTLVYNNKTVIFA